From the Aspergillus puulaauensis MK2 DNA, chromosome 1, nearly complete sequence genome, the window ATGTGGCGCCAGTAACCATTGACGAGACCGTGTGTGGTATCGCAAAGCAGGTACGTGCAAATGCTGCTATTATTGCAAGTATAGGATGATTAACAACATTCCAGATTGATGCAGCGGAGAAGCCAACTACCTCTGGCGGATTCTTTAATTATCAGGGAGAGCGCGTGGACTGGTAGCACAATCAGATGGCTGGGATGTTTTACTCGGATATTTCAATCCCAGCCCTTATTACAATATTCTGTTACAATAGCAGCAGAAACTCGGAGTTCCAAAGGTGCAGACCCCTGCAAATTATGACGTGTCCTTTCTTGGGAATCGAGTTGGTTGGTCGGAGTAACAAAGATCTCTATCCACTGGCTGCATCGCATTGGCGGATCTCCGCGTATCAAGGTTGCTCAAATGCACAACAACAATGGTGAGGAAACATGCATGCTTAGTTTGTTGTCCAGGTATAAAGCCAGCGTAGAGCCCCGGGTTGGGGCAGGCTGCATTTCGCTGATATATTTCAATATACTGTCCACCATGCCTGCCAGCCCTCCCACTCTGTCCACGAACCAATTAGACGTATATCTCCAGCGCGTTAAATATGATCACAACACCGCTGCTTCGCAAAATGATTCTTCCCGCGTCGAGCATCTTAAAGATTCCGTGAAGCAGAATCCACTAGCGGCTCTGACGGACCTACAACGACTCCACCTGGCCTCTATCCCATGGGGAAACTCGGCCCTGCATTACTCGAAGCACCATTCCATTTCCGTCGATCCTACCTGTGTCTTTGAGAAGCTGGTCGTCCGCCGTCGCGATGGCTATTGCATGGAAAATACCAATCTCTTTTACACGGTTTTGCGTTCCCTGGGTTATCAGGTCTATCCGGCAGGGGGGCGCGTCAGTCGCGCAGTCACTACAGGGAATTCAGCCGATGAGGGTTATATATGCCTGTAGGTATGCACCTGGTGGTGCTGGAAATGTGAGAGGGCTCGTTCACTTACATAATTCAGGAGCCATATGGTGCTTATCGCGACTATAGCTGGTCAAAGATATTTGGTATGTCTTTAATAACCACGCAGCAGAATAAATGATATATGAAAATAACACGAAATAGGTTGATGTTGGTTTCGGCCGCAACAATCCTACCAGTCCATTGCCATTGCAGGAGAACGTCTCAGCAACATCAATCCCGCCGGAGGAGGTTTCCCTGAACAAGGCGCCTCTGGCCGAATTCGTGGACCAGACACAGAAGGTCTGGGTCTACTGCGCCCGCAGCAACCCCGAAAGCGCGTGGATTCCGCAATACTCGTTCACAGAGGCTGAATTCCTGCCCGCGGATTTCGCCATGATGAGCTATTTTACGAGTACGAGTCCGGAAATGCCGTTTACGCAGAAGTTGGCTTTTCGGCGGGTCATCCTGGATGAGCAGACTCTTAAACCGGTTGGgctttatattctagctGGGAGAGAAGTCAAGAGGGTGCTTCGTGGGGAGACTGAAGTTATGGAGACGTtcaagatggaagaagataGAGTCCACGCACTGGCTGAATACTTTGATATGCACTTTGAGAGACATGAGATTGAGGGGATTCGTGGGTTGCCTTCAGAGATTAAATAACTAGATAGCACATATCACAACAAGGGCATTGACGCTTCCTTGTCAAAAGAGTCAAAAGAAATCGGTGTGACAGGCGGaagtaatattaaataacAAAGCAAAGCACTCTAGCGGGTACAGGCCTTCTGATCGTTCCTAGGGCCATTTCAATGGTATCTAGGAGAATAATGTAGCGCTGGGGGTAAAGGGCGAGAATATAACAAGACAGGCGGAAATACAGGGCCCATTTTGATGTACGCTGATCGGCAACCTCGTCTGCCACTCCCATATCAAATCTATTTTAATCCATTGGCCATTAGGGTCCGGCTCATCTGATTCTTATGGTATTGGTTGTTTCTTGCCGCCGGCCCTGATCTGGAGGGTGGCCATTGGTATTGTCGCCTTTATCATTCCTACGCCCTGCGGCGGTAGCTGTTCGTGCTGGCGTGACGTGTTTGAAGGAGAGTTCGAAGACTACGTGCCAATAATACATACCGCTCCTTCAAAGAGA encodes:
- the NAT1_1 gene encoding arylamine N-acetyltransferase family protein (COG:Q;~EggNog:ENOG410PKHI;~InterPro:IPR001447,IPR038765;~PFAM:PF00797;~go_function: GO:0016407 - acetyltransferase activity [Evidence IEA]), whose translation is MPASPPTLSTNQLDVYLQRVKYDHNTAASQNDSSRVEHLKDSVKQNPLAALTDLQRLHLASIPWGNSALHYSKHHSISVDPTCVFEKLVVRRRDGYCMENTNLFYTVLRSLGYQVYPAGGRVSRAVTTGNSADEGYICLSHMVLIATIAGQRYLVDVGFGRNNPTSPLPLQENVSATSIPPEEVSLNKAPLAEFVDQTQKVWVYCARSNPESAWIPQYSFTEAEFLPADFAMMSYFTSTSPEMPFTQKLAFRRVILDEQTLKPVGLYILAGREVKRVLRGETEVMETFKMEEDRVHALAEYFDMHFERHEIEGIRGLPSEIK